A region from the Acanthochromis polyacanthus isolate Apoly-LR-REF ecotype Palm Island chromosome 23, KAUST_Apoly_ChrSc, whole genome shotgun sequence genome encodes:
- the ltb4r2a gene encoding leukotriene B4 receptor 2a has translation MAQRNCLSPVNSTFSSAGNETIVDNKIATTMGALILSLVFLLGFPGNLFIIWSILARARKHNVTTLLILNLAIADGSLMALTPFFIVYLVMKTWVFGNVMCKILFYLCLANMYASIQLIMLMSVYRLVAVLWPRRISVITGRRTVMRVLAVVWVLVMIASIPAPIFREARCKGPISVCDSYHDKDSEVVLQYMLELVLGFLMPYTVIVISYFCILRRIRQTKFNRRIRSEKLILAIVLTFCLFWLPYHVVNMVQVTWALYPPGPVKDKLGEIWHKSRAVTSSIAFISSCANPVLYFFAGKSYIRREGLAFMARLFEGAGIDSGTRKSRQNSQNSRDKDKDAGSIMLKDKEPDSVTNSSSNTKPAKNGK, from the exons ATGGCCCAGAGAAACTGTTTATCTCCAGTAAACTCCACGTTCTCCAGCGCAGGAAATGAGACCATTGTGGATAATAAAATCGCCACCACTATGGGCGCCCTCATCCTCAGCCTTGTCTTTCTCTTGGGCTTCCCCGGAAACCTCTTCATCATCTGGAGCATCCTAGCACGGGCCCGAAAGCACAACGTCACCACCCTCCTCATCCTCAACCTGGCCATCGCAGACGGCTCCCTGATGGCTCTCACCCCGTTCTTCATCGTCTACCTGGTCATGAAGACGTGGGTGTTTGGGAACGTGATGTGCAAGATCCTTTTCTACCTGTGTCTGGCCAACATGTACGCCTCCATCCAGCTCATCATGCTGATGAGCGTCTACAGGCTGGTGGCCGTGCTGTGGCCTCGACGGATCAGCGTCATCACCGGCCGGAGGACTGTCATGCGGGTGCTGGCGGTGGTTTGGGTGCTGGTGATGATCGCCTCCATTCCTGCACCTATCTTCAGAGAAGCGAGGTGTAAGGGCCCCATCTCAGTCTGCGATTCATATCACGATAAAGACAGCGAA GTGGTCCTTCAGTACATGCTGGAGCTGGTGCTGGGGTTTTTAATGCCCTACACCGTCATCGTCATCAGCTACTTTTGCATCTTGCGGCGGATCCGACAGACCAAGTTCAACCGTCGCATTCGAAGCGAGAAGCTCATCTTGGCCATCGTGCTGACCTTCTGCCTCTTCTGGCTGCCCTACCACGTCGTCAACATGGTGCAA GTTACCTGGGCTTTGTATCCACCTGGTCCAGTAAAAGATAA ATTAGGTGAAATATGGCACAAGAGTCGTGCCGTCACCTCCTCCATAGCCTTCATCAGCAGCTGTGCCAACCCGGTGCTCTACTTCTTCGCAGGAAAGTCGTACATCCGACGAGAAGGGCTGGCATTCATGGCTCGCTTGTTCGAGGGCGCGGGAATCGACTCGGGTACCAGGAAGAGCCGACAGAACAGCCAGAACAGCCGTGACAAAGACAAAGATGCAGGTAGCATCATGCTAAAGGACAAAGAGCCGGACTCTGTCACCAACTCGAGCTCAAACACTAAACCAGCAAAGAACGGTAAGTAG